The Micromonospora sp. NBC_00421 DNA window GACGCGCGCCGCCTGTTGCTCCACGGCCAGCAACTCGGCCAGGCCGGTACGGTCGAGCAGCTGTTGGAGCCGGGTGCCGACCCCGGTCAACCGGACCGACCCGGTGCCGCCCTGGCTGAGCACCACGAAGGCGCTCAGACCAGACGAGTCGCACAGGCCGACCCCGTCGACGTCGATCGTCAACTCGTGGTAGCCGTCCGCACGGGCTCGGGTCGCCGCGTCGACCAGCTCCGACGCGGTGTCGAAGTCGAGGTCACCGGTCACCCGCAGCAGGGCACGGCCGGCCTCGATCCGGGTCACCTCGATGGACAACAGCGGCGGACGCATGCCTCCATGTTCCCAGCAGACGGTGATCGGGAAACGCCCGGGGTTGCGGCGGGGACGGGGGAACCGGGCCGGCGGAACCGGGCCGGCCCGACCGGTCGTCCGGTTCAACCGGAGGCGGCGGATCGCTGCGGGGCGGGGACGGCGGACTGCGCCGGCAACGGACGCGCCAGCAGACCCGTGACCCCCGTCATGTCGAGGATGGTCGTCAGGAACCGGGGCGTGGCCCGCAGCCGGATCAGCGTCCCGCCCCGTTGGCCCTCGCGCCAGGCGTGGACGATGACCGACAGGCCGGTGCTGTCGAGGAAGAGCAGCCCGGAGAAGTCGAAGACGATCACCGTCGGTCGTTCCGTCAACAGCCGGTCGACCTCGGCACGCACCGGACCGGAGGTGGTGAAGGTCAGCTCACCGCCGACCGAGACGACCGGCGACCGGGGATCGGCGCGGTCCACCGACATGGTCAGCGGGGCAGCCTGGGGATTCCTGCCATGGGGCACCACGTCACGCCTTTCCGCATGCCCGACGGGTCGGGCCCGACTTCGCCGGATCGTAACAATCTCCCGGGGCGGCCGCAGCAGGTGCGGAACCGCGGTGCGGTGGCGGTATCGGCGTTCCGGCGTAGGCTGAGTGGAACAGATCGGAACTTACCGGCTACCTCCGCGGCAGAGCGGACGGCGACAAGGGGAGTGGGGCTCAACTGGTGACTGCTGCCGACGTCAGGGGCTTCGACCCGGGCGACGGGCGGATCTCCATGTCGAGCGCCGGACGGGCTGCGGCCCGGGCCGTCGGCGCCGTCGGCGGGCTCCCGCCATTGGCCCCGGACCGGGGTGACCCCGAGCCTGCCTGGTCGGAGGTGGTCGAGCACTTCCGCGAGGGCCTGGTCGTCTGCGACGCCGCCGGCGTGGTACGACACGTCAGTCCGGTCGCCAAGCGGCTGCTGCCCGAGGTGGCACCCGGCCGTCACCTGGCCGCTGCCGGGCTCGCCGTGCTGACCGAGGTCGGCGCCGAGCGGGACGGATTCGGTCATCACGGTAGGCGGCTGCGGATCCGCCGGGTGCCGCTGTCCGGGTCCCGTAGCTGCCTCTATGTCGAGGACGTCACCGACAGCGTCTCGCGCGCGGACGCGTTGCTCGCCGAGCGGGCCCGGTCCACGTTCCTCGCCGTGGTCGGCGAGAAGCTCGGCAACCCGCTGCACCCCGACCGGGCCGCCGCCGCGGTGGTGCGGCTCAGCGTACCCACCCTGGCGGAGGTGGCGGTGCTGGTGCTGGCCCCCCGCTCCGGGCGGGCCCGCTGGTGGCGGGCGACCCGGGTCGACGACGAGTCCCCCACTGTGGACAGCGGCGTGCTGCCCGCCGCAGCGCTGCCCTCGGCGATCACCGAGGGTCTGTCCGGGGTGGAACCACAAGCGGTGGACTGGCTCGTCGAGCAGGCTGCCGAGGCCGGCTGGCTGCCGGGGCTGTCGGTCCGGGAGGTGACCGCCTGGGCGGTTCCGCTGCCCGGTCGGGACGCCCCGGCCGGGGTGCTGCTGGTGGCTCGCCTCCTCCGCGGGTACGACGACGCCGACGTGGCACTCGTCCGGGCCTTCGCTGCCCGGGCCGGGGCAGCGCTCACCACCGCGCTCCTCTACCGCAACCAGACCGAGGTGGCCGACACCCTCCAGGCCAGTCTGGTGCCGGTGGAGCCGACCGTGGCGGACGGCGTGCAGTGGGGGACTGCGTACCGACCGGCCCAGGCGAGCCTGCGGATCGGCGGCGACTTCTACGGCGCGCACCGGTTGGCCGACGGCGGGTCGGTGTTCTTCCTCGGCGACGTCTCCGGCAAGGGGGTGGAGGCCGCCGTCTTCACCGGGCAGTTGCGCCAGTGCCTGCAGGCGCTGTACCGCGTCGAGTCCCGTCCCGGCCGGTTGTTGAAGCTGCTCAACGATGCCCTGCTGGAGACCACCCAGGCCCATGGCCAGGGCCGTTTCGCGACAATGGTGCTCGGGGTGGTACGCCCGCAGCGCGACGGGGGCCTTTCGTTGACCATGGCCGGCGGCGGTCACCTACCGCCGCTGGTGCTGCGCAACTCCGGCGAGGTCGAAACGGTGCCGCTGAGCGGAATGCTGATCGGCGTGGTCCCCGATCCCCGGATCGGCGAGGTCACCGTCCGGCTGGCGCCGGGGGAGACCTGCCTGCTCTACAGCGACGGGGTGACCGAGGCGCGGGGCGGTCGCCGTGGTGACGAGCAGTTCGGGCAGGGCCGGCTGGTGCACGCGGTGACCGGCTGTCACCGGATGCCCGCCCCGGCGCTCGCCGAGCGGATCGAACAGGTCACCGGCGACTGGCTGGCGCACGGCGACCACGACGACATCGCCGTGCTCGCGTTGCGGGCGACCGGCCCGGCCGGCCGCCCCCAGCGACACCTGCACTCGGTGCCTGTCATGACGGACCCGGCCGGGACGGACCCGGCCGGGGAGGGGACGTCCCCCTCGTGACCGCCCCGGCCGACCCGTCGCACGCCGTGACCACCACGTCCCGCGCCCTGGACGACTTTCTCGTCACCCTCGCGGAGGCCGACGAGTACGGCGCGATCGAGGTGGCGACCGGGTTGCTCGACGCCGGTGTCCCGGCGGAGCGGGTGCTGCTCGAGCTGGTGGCCCCGGCGCAGAGCGAGGTGGGGGAGCGGTGGGCCCGCAACGAGTGGAGCGTGGCGCAGGAGCACGCCGCGACCCACATCAGCGAACGGGTGGTGGCGGCGGTCGCCGCGTACGCCGATCCGCGTCCCACCCGGGGGCGGATCGTGGTGGCCTGCATGGACGGTGAGTGGCACGCCCTGCCACCCCGGTTGGTCGCCGAGGTGCTGCGGTTGCGCGGCTGGCAGGTGACCTTCCTGGGCGCCAGTGTCCCGGCCGCCCATCTGGTGTCGTACCTGCACCGGCACGACGCGTACGCGGTGGCGTTGGCCTGTGCCCTGCCGATGCGGCTGCCGTACGCGCACCGGATGGTCGAGGCGTGCCGGCGTTCTGACGTGCCGGTGGTGGTCGGCGGGCGCGGGTTCGGTGTGGACGGCCGGTGGGCCCGGCGGCTCGGTGTCGCCTGGGCACCGGACGCGCCGAGCGCGGCGGACCTGGTCGCCGACGAGCGGGCGTTGCGCCGGGTCGTCCCGGCGGACCTGGCCCACCTGGCCGACGACGAGTACGCCAGCCTGGTGAAGCGGCGCGGCGAGCTGATCGACTCGGCGGTGGCGGACCTGCGTGCCCGGGTGCCGGCGGTCGCGGGGTACACCTCGGCGCAGTGGGATGCCACGATCAGCGACCTCGGGCACGCGGTGGACTTCCTGGCTGCCGCCGTCTATGTCGACGACCCGGTGTTGTTCACCGATTTCGTGGCCTGGTGGGTGGCGATCCTGAGCAGTCGGGGCGTGCCGGCAGGGGCGGTCGCGTCCACCCTCGGCCACTACCGCCGTGCCCTGCGTGACTTCCCCCGGGCGGGACGGTTCGTGGCGCTGGGCGTGACGGCGAGCGTCGCCTCCGGTGGCGTCCGGCGCTGACGCGGCGTTGCGGCCCTGCCGGGGACCGCTGCGTATACTTGCTGCACTGCAAGGGTCTGCCTGCGGTGGGAGCGAGAGGGACGACGTTGACCTTCACCGTCACGCACACCGAGCGCGACGGTGGTGGCGCGTGCCTGCGGCTCGTCGGCGAGCTGGATCTCGGTGCGGCCGGAGCGCTCAACGCCGAGATCGACCGGCTCGCCGCCGCAGGTGAGCGACACCTGCTGCTCGACCTCACCGAGTTGACCTTCTGCGACTCCACAGGCATCGCGGCCTTCGTCCGTGGTGACAACCTGGCCGCCGCCGGGGGCGGGTGGCTGCGACTGTTCGGGGCGACCGGCCGGGTGGACCGCGTCCTGCAGATCACCGGTCTGGCCGAGGTGCTGCGCTACCAGCCGGACACCGTCGACCCGCGGTCGCAGGCCGCCCGGTGATGGGCTAAATTTCCCCGCCAGCGGGTGACCGACCCGGTTCCCCGTCCTGCGGATGACGCGTTCAGTTCCCCCGCCGACGGGGTACCGACACCGTCGCCCCCCGATCGACGACACAGACAGGTTGAACCCATGGACCGAGGCGCTACGAACCCCGTCCGCATCCTGGTGGTCGACGACGACCCGGGTGACGTGCTGATGATCGAGGAAGCCCTGGCGGACTCCGAGATCGCCAAGGTCATCGACGTGGTCGGTGACGGTCAGGAGGCGATGGAGTTCCTGCGGCGGGAGGGCCGGCACGTCGACGCCCGCCGCCCCGACGTGATCCTGCTCGACCTGAACATGCCACGGATGGACGGGCGTCAGGTGCTCGGCGAGGTCAAGCGGGACGACGACCTGCGTACCATCCCGATCGTCGTGCTGACCACCTCGAACGCGGACACCGACATCGTGGGCAGCTACAGCCTCCAGGCCAACGCCTACGTGACCAAACCGATCGACCTGGACGACTTCAACGACGTGGTACGCCGGATCGACGAGTTCTTCGGTCGGGTCGTGGTGCTGCCGAAGCGTTCCTGACCGCGCGGATCGTCCCGACGCGTCCCGGGCCGGGCGCCGGCCACCGGCCCGGCGGTCACCCTCAGTTGCTGAACATTTTTCCCGAACTCCCTCGGTGGCGGGCTGCTGCCGCGAGGATCGAGCTGGGACAGACGTACCAGCTTCCTGGGGGGCGACACGTATGAGGTTCTCCGTCGTTGAGTCCGGCTACGACCGGCGGCAGGTCGATTTCTGCCTGGACGAGCTCACAGTCCGGTTGACCCGGCTCGCCGCGCGGGCGGAGGTGTTCGTTGGCGCGGGGCGGGACGCCGACCAGATCCGCCAGGAGGCCACCCTGCTCCTGGCGCTGGTCGACCGTCGGCAGGGCGGCGGCGACCGGGCGGCGGCCCGGCCGGCGGGTCCGGCGGCCGGACAGACGGCGGCCGAGTTCCTGGCCCGCGCGCGCGGCGAGTTGAACGCCGCCCGGGAGGAGGCCCGACAGCTGCGGGAGCGGGTGTACGCCGAGGCGGTACAGGCCCGCCGGGAGTTCGAGGCGTCGCTGCGCGAACGGCGGCACCGGGCGGCCCAGGTGGACCAGCTGCTGACCGGGCTGAGCGTCGAGACGGTGCCCGCCGACACCCCGACCGCCGCCGCCGGTGGCGTGCCGGCGACCCGGGTGGCCACCGGCACCGACGAGGTGACCGTCGACCGACCGGAGCCGGGCACCCGGGTGGCCTGACCACGTCCACCGCTCCGCCGGCTGCTCCGGCTCGTCTGCGGGCCGGTTCGGGCGGGCTGCCGGCCAGGTCGGTGCGTCCCGCCCGGGGCGGCTCAGGTCAGCGCGTCGACCACGGTGGTGGCCCGCACCTCGTGCCGCGCGTACGCGTCGGGGTAGGCGGAGATCTGCACGGCCTGCGCGGCGTCGGTCACGCTGAGCTCCCGCCAGCCGGGGATCTCGGCCAGCGCCGAGTAGAAGGCCCGCGCCGCGTACGCGGGGCGCATCAGCTGCGCGACGGTGCCCCAGCCGCTGCTCGGTCGCTGCTGGAACAGGCCGACCGAGTCATGGTCCGACCCGCTGCCCTGGTGCGGATGGTCGTACGACTCGGGCAGCACGTCGCTGGCCAGGTTGTGCAGGTCGCTCTCCTGCATGGCGGTGGCGACGGCGACCACCAGGCCGCGTCGGGGCACCCCCAGGTCGACACCGACCTCGACGATCACCGCGGCGTTGTCCATCTGGAGTTGGGTGAGCCCGGCGACCGGGCGGGGCCGGGCCGGGCGGGCCGGCTTCTTCGGCTTCGGCGCGGCGCTGCGGGCGGCCGGTGGGCGGGGGCTGGCCGGGACCGGGGTGACCGGGACGGCCAGCGGCGAGGCGGCCCGTTGCAGGGACCGGGAGGCCCGCTGTTCGTCGGCCGCCCGCTCGGCCAGCACCTCCTGGACGGGTCGGGGTTCCCGGTCGACGCGGTGGGTGCCGGCGAACGCGACCAACCCCAGGCAGCAGGTGACCCCACCGGCGAGGGCGATCCGGGCGGGGGTCGAGGCGAGAGCGGCGCGGGCGCCGCGCCGGGGCGGCTCTGGCGCACGGTGCCGGCCGATCCTCCGTTCGACCGGGGGTGCCTCGGTCGGACGGCCGGCCGGGCGGTTCTCGGTCGACGGCTGCTCAGGGGTGTGGTCGGGGTGCACCCGCCGAGGCTAGAGAGGTTTCTACCGGGGATCATCGCCGCTATGGGTGGCCTGCGCCACAATTCGTCGCTATCCGCCCGGATGTTCTCCTCCAAAAACAGTTAAGCCCGCAAAACGTGCGAGCCTAATTTGCCGCTTATTACTTATTGTTCGGGCCTTTATCCGTCAGGTGGGGGCGTCCCGCCGGGCGAAGATCGGCCATCGGTCGTTCGGCGCAGGCATCCGGCCGTACCGCCGAGGGCAGCCTCGGCCGGGCGGCGGATGCGCTCAGTGCCTGCCGTTCTCGGCCGCGCTCACCGTCAGCCGGTGCCGGCTGTTGTCGTCGCTGGAAAAGGGCCAGAGTCGGTCGGCGTACGCGACCAGCTCGGCCAGCTGGTCCCGGCTCAACCCCACCGACGAGATGCTGGCGTGCACGTCGGCCCGGTACCGGCCGTCGTCGTCGCGCCCCAGCCTCGCCTCGGCGGTCACCTGCACCGTGTGCGCCTCGTCGGTGATCTCCCCGGCCGCCTCGACCGCCGCGTGGTGCAGGCAGGAGGCGAAGGCGGCGGCGAGCAGCTGCTCCGGGGTCAGCCCGGTGCAGTGCGGCGCGAGCGGCGACGCCAGCGCGGTGGACAGCCCCCCGTCGTCGGTGCGTACGTGTCCGCCCGCGGCGGTCGCGCTGGCCTCGTGCAGCCAGGAACTCGGATCCGGCATCGCGTCCCTCCCTCACTCGTCGGCCGGTTTCCCGGCCACGAACGGGTGAAACGCCGTTCCCGGGGCCAGCACACGTCCGGCGTGCGGGTCGGCACGACCTGTGCGCGGCCGGAATGCGGTCAGCGCGACGCGGTGCGGGTCCAGTCGTGCAGCGCCACCGCCTCGGTCGCCTCGGCGGCGGACCGCTCGGTCCACGGCGACACCGGTGCCGTCCGGGGCCGGGGCACCGAGGCCAGCATCGGCACGTAGACCCGGGCGTCGACCACCTCCGCCAGCTCCAGCGCCGCCATGAGGCTGCTGGGTCGCTGGTGCGGGTCGTCGTCGAGGCAGCGCCGGCACAGGTCGACCACCTCGCCCGGCAGTCCCGCGATCGGCGGCAACGGCTCCGCCGTGATCTTCCGACGGGCCCCGACCAATTGGGTGGCGGTGATCCCCGCCGCGTACGGCAACCGTCCGGTGAGGCAGTAGTAGAGCAGCACCCCCACGGCGTACATGTCGGCGGCGGGGGTGGCCGGCTGCCTGTCGAACTGTTCCGGGGCCAGGTAGGCCGGAGTGCCCACCACCACGCCGTCCGGGCTGCGGTCGGGTGCGCCGGCCGGGGTGGCGATGCCGAAGTCGAGCACCTTCGCCCCCGACGGGGTGAGCATCACGTTGGCCGGTTTGACGTCCCGGTGGACGATGCCGTGCGCGTGTGCCGCGGCGAGCGCGGCGGCCACCTCGGCGCAGACCCGGACGGCGATCCGCCAGTCCAGCGGCCCGGCCCGCAGGTGCGCGGCGAGGGTCTCCCCCTCCACCAGCTCCATCACGATGTACGGCATCTCCCGACCCGGCAGCGTGGTCGAGGTACCGAAGTCGTGGACGCTGGCGACGTTGGGATGCACCAGGCAGGCGGCGGACCGGGCCTCGGTCCTGATCCGCTCGACCGAGGTCTCCTCGCCCCGGTGTGCGGGCGACATCAGCTTCACCGCGACCGGCCGGTCCAGCACGACGTCGTGGGCACGCCAGACCTCGGACATGCCACCCAGGCCGATACGCTGTTCGAGCTGGTACCGCCCGGCGAGCGTCCTCATCGACCCGCTCCTGTCCATGCCGACCGCGTCGCCCGGGATGGCGATGGCGCTGCTGAGCCGGTACCCAGCGGCTGCGCTGGGCAAACTGTGCCCGTGCCGCCCCGGCTGCCGGATCGGACCATCCGGGACCGTCCGGCCCGGTACGGTTCGAGCGGGGCCACCGCCACGCGCACAGCGGGCACACAGGATGGGCACAGGTCAGGACCAGTAACCGGTCCCACGATGGGGGCATGGTGACCGAGGGGCAGACCGCACCGAACCGGATCGAGCTGCGCCGCCCCGACGGCGAGCCCGTCCGGGTGCTGGTGGTCGACGACGAACCCACCCTGACCGACCTGCTGTCGATGGCGCTGCGCTACGAGGGCTGGCAGGTGCGCAGCGCCGGTAACGGCATGGCGGCGTTGAGCGCCGCCCGGCAGTTCCAACCCGACGCGGTGGTGCTCGACGTGATGCTCCCCGACCTGGACGGCTTCCAGGTGCTGCGCCGGCTGCGCGAGCACACCCCGACCGTGCCGGTGCTCTTCCTGACCGCCCGGGACGCGGTCGAGGAACGGATCGCCGGGCTGACCGTCGGCGGCGACGACTACGTCACCAAGCCGTTCAGCCTGGAGGAGGTGATCGCCCGGCTGCGCGCCCTGCTGCGTCGCACCGGCTTCGCGGTGACCGCCCGGGAGGAGGCCGTGCTCACCGTCGGTGACCTCACCCTCGACGAGGACAGCCACGAGGTACGCCGGGGCGACGAGCTGATCACCCTGACCGCCACCGAGTTCGAGCTGCTGCGTTACCTGATGCGCAACCCGCGCCGGGTGCTCAGCAAGGCGCAGATCCTCGACCGGGTCTGGAACTACGACTTCGGCGGGCAGGCCAACGTGGTCGAGCTGTACATCTCGTACCTGCGGAAGAAGATCGACGTGGGGCGGGCGCCGATGATCCACACCCTGCGCGGCGCCGGTTATGTCCTCAAGCCCGCGCCGTGACCGGACCGACCGCTCGCCGCGCGGGCGGTGGGCCGGCTGGTCGCCGCGCCGCCGGCTGGTGAGTTGGTCGCCGCGCCGCCGGGTGGCCGGTTGGTCGCTGCGCCGCCGGCTGGTGCTCGCGGTGGTCGGGCTCCTCGCGCTGGTCAGCGTGGGCATCGGCGGGCTGACCACGATCGCGCTGCGGCACTTCCTGATCTACCAGGTCGACACCCAGCTCGCCGGGGACAACCGCCGCTACGACAGTCGGCTGCTCGGGGACCGGAGCCCGGACCAGCAACGCCCCCTCGACCAGAGCAGCGGCCGGCAGACCCCGCCCGACCCGCCGCCGACGTTCCCGGTGGACTCGATCGGGATGCGGTTCACCCCGCAGGGAACGCTGTCGGCCCGGATCCGGACCAGCTCCGGGGCGACCGCCGCCCTCGCCGCCGCCGAGGTGACCCCGCTGACCAGGCTGCCCACCGATCACGTGCCGCACACCGTCGAGCTGGGCGAGCGCGGGGACTACCGGGCGGTGGCCCGCCAGCTCCCCGACGGCGTCGTCGTGGTCTTCGCCATTCCCCTGCACGTGGTGCAGGAGACGGTGTGGTGGATGGTAGTCGCCCAGGCGGGGGTCGCCGCCGCCGGGCTGCTCGTCGCCGGCAGCCTGGGCGCGTTGATCGTCCGGGCCACGCTGCGCCCGTTGCACCGGGTGGCAGCCACCGCCGGGCGGGTCGCCGAACTGCCGCTGGACCGGGGCGAGGTGGCCCTGTCGGTACGGGTGCCCGCCGCCGACACCGACCCGCGTACCGAGGTGGGGCAGGTGGGCGCGGCGCTGAACCGGATGCTGGGCCACGTCGCCGCCGCGCTCGCCGCCCGGCAGGCCAGCGAGACCCGGGTACGCCAGTTCGTCGCCGACGCCTCACACGAGCTGCGGACCCCGCTGGCCGCGATCCGGGGCTACGCGGAGGTGGCCCGCCGGGGCCGGGACCGGGTGCCGCCGGACGTGGCCCACGCGCTGCGTCGGGTCGAGTCCGCCAGCACCCGGATGACCAGCCTCGTCGACGACCTGCTGCTGCTGGCCCGGCTGGACTCCGGCCGGCCGCTGGCCACCGGACCGGTCGACCTGACCGCGCTGGTGGTGGACGCGGTCAGCGACGCCCACGTCGCCGGTCCCGAACACCGCTGGCAGCTCGACCTGCCCGACGAGGCGCTGGAGGTGCCCGGCGACAGCGTCCGGCTGCACCAGGTGGTGGCGAACCTGCTCGCCAACGCGCGGGTGCACACCCCACCCGGCACCACCGTCACCACCCGGATCGCCCCGGTGCCCGGCGCGGTGGAGATCAGCGTCACCGACGACGGCCCGGGAGTGCCGCCGGAGCTGCGCGACGAAGTGTTCGAACGGTTCGCCCGGGGTGACAGTTCGCGCTCCCGGGAACACGGCAGCACCGGCCTCGGGTTGGCCATCGTGGCCGCCGTGGTGGAAGCCCACCACGGCACCGTCGCACTGGAGAGCCGACCGGGCCGCACCGTCTTCACGGTACGGCTGCCGGATGCCGCTGCCCCCACACCGCCGGATTCCACAGCCCACGCATAGCCGGGTCACGGGGTCGGCCCAACCAGCTCGCCCAGGCTGGCCGTATGGACAGAACCGAGAGCCTGCTGACGACGCCGGCCAGCGCGCCGGACGCCGCGACCGTACCGCCGTCGGGCCCGCCCGACGCCGCGACCGTACCGCCGGCGCGGTCGGCGTCGGTCCACCCGGGCGCGGACGACGCCCCACCACGACGTGACCCGCGCTGGGTGAGACCCGCGCTGGCGGTGCTGCTGCTCGGCGCCGGCCTGCTCTACCTGTGGGGCCTGGGCGCTTCCGGCTGGGCGAACTCGTTCTACTCGGCGGCGGTGCAGGCCGGCGCGGAGAGCTGGAAGGCGTTCTTCTACGGCTCCTCCGACGCGGCCAACTCGATCACCGTCGACAAGACGCCGGCCTCGCTGTGGCTGATGGCCCTGTCGGTACGGATCTTCGGGCTCAACAGCTGGGCGATCCTGGTGCCGCAGGCGCTGCTCGGTGTGGCCTCGGTCGGCGTCCTGTTCGCCACCGTCCGCCGCTGGTACGGCCCGACCGCCGGCCTGATCGCCGGAACGGTCCTGGCGCTCACCCCGGTCGCCACCCTGATGTTCCGGTTCAACAACCCGGACGCGCTGCTGGTCCTGCTGCTGGTGCTCGGCGCGTACGCCACGGTGCGGGCGGTGGAGACGGCCAGCACCAGGTGGATCGTGCTGGTCGGGGTGCTTGTCGGCTTCGGCTTCCTCACCAAGATGCTTCAGGCGTTCCTGGTGGTCCCGGTCTTCGCCGGGGTCTACCTGCTGGCCGCGCCGACCGGCTTCTGGCGGCGGATCCGGCAGCTGCTGCTGGCCGGTCTGGGGCTGGTCGTGGCCGCCGGCTGGTGGGTGGCGACTGTGGAACTGGTCCCGGCCAGCGCCCGGCCGTACATCGGCGGTTCGCAGCAGAACAGCATCCTGGAGCTGACCCTCGGCTACAACGGCCTCGGCCGGATCACCGGTGACGAGGAGGGCAGCGTCGGCGGCGGTGCCCGGATGGGCGGCGGCGGTGGGCCGTTCTCCGGGCGGACCGGCTGGTTGCGGATGTTCGACACCGAGGTCGGTGGCCAGATCTCCTGGCTGTTGCCGGCCGCGCTGATCCTGCTCGTCGCCGGCCTGGTGCTGGCGGGCCGGGCGGCCCGTACCGACCGCCGTCGCGCCGGGCTGCTGCTGTGGGGCGGTTGGCTGCTGGTCACCGGGCTGATCTTCAGCTTCATGTCCGGCATCTTCCACGCCTACTACAC harbors:
- a CDS encoding glycosyltransferase family 39 protein; the encoded protein is MDRTESLLTTPASAPDAATVPPSGPPDAATVPPARSASVHPGADDAPPRRDPRWVRPALAVLLLGAGLLYLWGLGASGWANSFYSAAVQAGAESWKAFFYGSSDAANSITVDKTPASLWLMALSVRIFGLNSWAILVPQALLGVASVGVLFATVRRWYGPTAGLIAGTVLALTPVATLMFRFNNPDALLVLLLVLGAYATVRAVETASTRWIVLVGVLVGFGFLTKMLQAFLVVPVFAGVYLLAAPTGFWRRIRQLLLAGLGLVVAAGWWVATVELVPASARPYIGGSQQNSILELTLGYNGLGRITGDEEGSVGGGARMGGGGGPFSGRTGWLRMFDTEVGGQISWLLPAALILLVAGLVLAGRAARTDRRRAGLLLWGGWLLVTGLIFSFMSGIFHAYYTVALAPAVGALVGIGTVLLWQERRTAVTAPATAVSARWRGPFATVTLAVTLAVTAWWSWRLLGRSPEFHPWLRTPVLVAGLAVAVLIVLARRLPRRLVPVALVLGASAALAGPAAYAAQTAGTAHTGSIPSAGPNVQGGFGPGRGGPGGRMDGGMEFPGGGFPGGNRDGGTGRNGQPPGFPGGTANGGTGQFPGFPGGTANGGTRQFPGFPGGTGQDGGTGQDGGRTGGGQGRMAGGMGGLLDSREPSAALKALLNADADDYTWVAAAVGSNNASGYQLATGRPVMAIGGFNGSDPSPTLAQFQAYVAEGKIHYFVGGGGFRANGGSSASQEIAAWVTETFPAQTVDGVTVYDLSNAGQG